One Pseudomonadota bacterium genomic region harbors:
- the pheS gene encoding phenylalanine--tRNA ligase subunit alpha (catalyzes a two-step reaction, first charging a phenylalanine molecule by linking its carboxyl group to the alpha-phosphate of ATP, followed by transfer of the aminoacyl-adenylate to its tRNA; forms a heterotetramer of alpha(2)beta(2); binds two magnesium ions per tetramer; type 1 subfamily) codes for MADHVAAELQEGLRAVAESYATVFANADDEQSLRSVNARFVGPQGQLTRLMKLMPRLEAGDRRAFGRRANELKSEIQRLFRARLLELAGQARRRELSAPSLDISLPGRGAMPGRLHPLTKVTFELLDVFGALGFDIVDGPEVEYHRYNFDMLGFPM; via the coding sequence ATGGCCGATCACGTTGCGGCGGAGCTTCAGGAGGGTCTGCGCGCGGTCGCGGAGTCCTACGCTACGGTCTTCGCAAACGCCGACGACGAACAAAGCCTGCGTTCGGTCAATGCTCGTTTCGTTGGTCCGCAGGGACAGCTGACTCGGCTGATGAAGCTGATGCCAAGGCTCGAGGCCGGGGATCGTAGGGCGTTCGGACGTCGCGCCAACGAGCTGAAGTCGGAGATCCAGCGCCTGTTCCGTGCTAGGTTGCTGGAGCTTGCAGGCCAGGCTCGCCGGCGCGAGCTGAGCGCTCCGTCGTTGGACATCAGTCTGCCTGGCCGCGGAGCAATGCCGGGGCGCCTGCATCCGCTCACCAAGGTGACCTTCGAGCTGCTGGACGTCTTTGGCGCCCTCGGTTTCGACATCGTGGACGGTCCGGAGGTAGAGTATCACCGCTACAATTTCGACATGCTTGGCTTTCCTATG
- the rplT gene encoding 50S ribosomal protein L20: MPRVRRGFKARRRRARMLRHAQGYYGARSRQFSIAIEQVHNAWQDAYAHRRQRKRDFRRLWISRIGAAARLSGVSYSRLMAGLKRAGVALDRKVLADIAVHDPEGFRAVVEAAK; encoded by the coding sequence ATGCCACGTGTACGCAGAGGCTTCAAGGCGCGCCGTCGGCGAGCACGCATGTTGCGCCACGCGCAGGGCTACTACGGCGCCCGGAGTCGGCAGTTCTCCATCGCGATCGAGCAGGTCCACAACGCTTGGCAGGACGCCTACGCCCACCGCAGGCAGCGCAAGCGGGACTTTCGTCGTTTGTGGATCAGCCGCATCGGAGCTGCAGCGCGCTTGTCAGGCGTTAGCTACAGCCGGTTGATGGCGGGGCTCAAGCGCGCCGGGGTCGCCCTGGACCGCAAGGTGCTGGCAGATATCGCGGTGCATGACCCCGAGGGCTTCCGCGCGGTCGTGGAGGCGGCCAAATGA
- the rpmI gene encoding 50S ribosomal protein L35: MPKMKTNRAAAKRLRTSGAGRVRRSRAGHNHLMRGKPARRLRKLRKNTMASAADEKQVRRLLPYAF; encoded by the coding sequence ATGCCCAAGATGAAGACCAACCGCGCGGCGGCCAAACGTTTGCGTACCTCCGGCGCCGGACGGGTACGCCGTAGCCGTGCCGGGCACAACCATCTGATGCGCGGCAAACCGGCCAGGCGTCTGCGGAAGCTGCGCAAGAACACGATGGCTAGCGCGGCCGACGAGAAGCAGGTGAGACGCCTGCTTCCCTACGCGTTCTGA
- the infC gene encoding translation initiation factor IF-3, which translates to MIGPDGKMLGVLDTREALRIAKNASLDLVEVNPKSQPPVCKIMDFGRFKYEEKKKAAEARKRQTVVALKEIKLRPKTDDHDLQFKVKHVRRFLGEGNKVKITCRFRGREITHPETAKRQLDYITAAVTDLGGVESSSRLEGKTMVLILAPLRARVPQPAKPAGRRDPQASRSQQ; encoded by the coding sequence GTGATTGGGCCTGACGGCAAGATGCTGGGGGTTCTTGATACGCGCGAAGCCTTGCGCATAGCGAAGAATGCCTCGCTCGATCTCGTTGAGGTCAATCCAAAATCGCAACCGCCCGTCTGCAAGATCATGGATTTCGGGCGCTTCAAGTACGAGGAAAAGAAGAAGGCCGCAGAAGCACGCAAACGGCAAACCGTGGTTGCTCTCAAGGAGATCAAGCTCCGACCCAAAACCGACGACCACGACCTGCAGTTCAAGGTCAAGCACGTCCGGCGCTTCCTGGGGGAGGGCAACAAGGTGAAGATCACTTGCCGTTTTCGTGGTCGAGAGATCACGCATCCAGAAACAGCCAAGCGGCAGCTGGACTACATCACTGCGGCTGTGACCGACCTCGGTGGCGTGGAGAGCTCGAGCCGGCTGGAAGGTAAGACCATGGTGCTGATCTTGGCTCCGCTGCGCGCCCGCGTGCCCCAGCCCGCGAAGCCGGCCGGGAGACGGGATCCCCAGGCGTCCAGGTCGCAGCAATAG
- a CDS encoding peptidoglycan DD-metalloendopeptidase family protein: protein MQASDNPPRRLRQPRPLPSVKLALLPHERRAARARQTLVVVSLILLAAGVAGSLLVRGELPADEGDTTHRSASLALQDTPQRAPVVARVATAENQPAAALELGAPAARDRDESVREVRGTFGRARSFREAVKKLGATTKEATEITAALRGLVDFRRCHPDHEMVLVRDQDRQLVSFEYHAQPVSFVRASRDANGELVGKQVQVPIRRVRVARGSYVAGSLGSTLEALGLGRSLAGAFVEVFEGRIDFSRDTRAGDCFRLIVNEEHVNDSFLRYGTVEALEYIGERVSRLQAFWYGPGAPNGDFFDADGRSMHGGWLRTPLRYDHISSGFDPRRRHPILKRIVPHNGVDYAAAPGTVVWAAGDGSVTFAGRSGANGNLVVVRHDKSHQTFYAHLATIRRGLRRGVRVRQREPIGTVGSTGRSTGPHLHFGLKRRGRFVDPLKHLNGPGRMMNASKLPDYRRHVQRLRAELARIPVAAAPRERSAFERAYTRRPLD, encoded by the coding sequence ATGCAGGCAAGCGACAATCCGCCCAGACGGCTTCGCCAGCCTCGTCCACTGCCATCGGTCAAGCTCGCCTTGCTTCCTCATGAGCGGCGGGCGGCGCGAGCCCGGCAGACGCTGGTCGTCGTGTCGCTGATCCTGCTGGCAGCCGGGGTAGCCGGGTCTCTGCTCGTGCGCGGTGAGCTGCCAGCGGATGAAGGCGATACAACCCACAGGTCGGCCTCGCTCGCACTCCAAGATACCCCACAACGAGCTCCGGTCGTTGCACGAGTGGCCACGGCCGAGAATCAACCCGCAGCCGCTCTCGAACTGGGCGCGCCTGCTGCACGCGACCGCGACGAATCGGTCAGGGAGGTTCGCGGAACGTTTGGCCGCGCACGGAGCTTTCGGGAGGCGGTCAAGAAACTCGGCGCCACGACGAAGGAAGCAACCGAAATCACGGCGGCGCTTCGCGGTCTCGTGGACTTCAGGCGCTGCCACCCTGACCATGAGATGGTGTTGGTGCGCGATCAGGATCGTCAACTTGTGTCGTTCGAGTACCACGCCCAGCCCGTGTCCTTTGTGCGGGCTTCTCGGGACGCAAACGGCGAGCTTGTTGGCAAGCAGGTTCAGGTTCCCATTCGGCGTGTGCGGGTCGCTCGCGGCAGCTACGTGGCGGGTTCCCTGGGCTCGACCCTGGAGGCGCTTGGTCTTGGCAGGAGCCTAGCTGGCGCCTTCGTCGAGGTCTTCGAGGGTCGTATCGATTTTTCCCGAGACACCCGGGCGGGCGATTGCTTTCGTCTGATCGTAAACGAAGAACATGTCAACGATTCCTTCCTGCGCTACGGCACCGTGGAAGCCCTCGAGTACATCGGCGAACGGGTAAGTAGACTGCAGGCATTCTGGTACGGACCAGGCGCGCCGAACGGCGACTTCTTCGATGCGGACGGTAGAAGCATGCACGGCGGCTGGCTTCGAACGCCGTTACGCTACGACCATATTTCCTCCGGCTTCGATCCACGCCGTCGCCATCCGATTCTGAAGCGGATCGTCCCGCACAACGGCGTCGACTACGCGGCCGCGCCGGGCACGGTCGTGTGGGCGGCCGGCGACGGCAGCGTGACCTTCGCGGGTCGCAGCGGCGCGAACGGCAACCTGGTGGTGGTGCGGCACGACAAGAGCCACCAGACCTTCTACGCCCACCTCGCCACGATTCGACGTGGCCTGCGGCGCGGAGTCCGAGTAAGGCAACGCGAGCCTATCGGTACGGTGGGCTCGACCGGACGCTCGACCGGCCCCCATCTCCATTTTGGCTTGAAGAGGCGCGGGCGCTTCGTGGATCCCCTGAAGCATCTCAACGGGCCAGGCCGCATGATGAACGCATCCAAGTTGCCCGACTATCGCCGCCACGTTCAGAGGCTGCGAGCGGAGCTGGCGCGCATCCCCGTTGCCGCGGCACCCCGAGAACGCAGCGCCTTCGAGCGCGCTTACACTCGACGTCCCCTGGACTGA